From a single Pseudoalteromonas nigrifaciens genomic region:
- a CDS encoding NADPH-dependent FMN reductase, translated as MTAPKIIALAGSLRKDSFNQQLINEAARFALESGAEVEIIKLADLNIPLFNQDIEAQGTPADVQLLKEKLRAADGILLASPEYNGSITAALKNAIDWASRTEQGAVPAFRNKVVALFAASPGGLGGLRGLNHVRDILSGVGSLVLADQLAVPAVHTILDENGQINNPNTAEKVSALAQQLVTVASKLS; from the coding sequence ATGACAGCACCAAAAATTATTGCTTTAGCAGGTAGTTTACGTAAAGACAGCTTTAATCAACAACTGATCAATGAAGCAGCACGCTTTGCATTAGAAAGTGGTGCAGAAGTAGAAATAATTAAACTTGCCGATTTAAATATCCCACTTTTTAATCAAGATATTGAAGCGCAAGGTACTCCTGCCGATGTGCAGCTGTTAAAAGAGAAGTTACGTGCTGCAGATGGTATTTTATTAGCCAGCCCTGAATACAATGGCTCTATTACTGCAGCGCTTAAAAATGCAATCGACTGGGCTTCTCGCACAGAGCAAGGTGCAGTACCTGCTTTTCGCAATAAAGTAGTGGCGTTATTTGCAGCATCGCCCGGTGGATTAGGTGGTCTACGTGGCTTAAACCACGTGCGTGATATTTTAAGTGGTGTTGGCTCATTAGTACTTGCCGATCAGCTAGCAGTACCGGCTGTGCATACTATACTCGATGAAAATGGCCAAATTAATAACCCAAATACAGCAGAAAAAGTGTCTGCATTAGCACAACAATTAGTAACTGTTGCCAGCAAGCTTAGCTAA
- a CDS encoding TerB family tellurite resistance protein, with the protein MFKQIKQLFSVFDEQQPSMQEHDLKTAVAALLIEVMRADAKLDDDEQHTLTTTLKRYFALNDADVNELLNNANSSVDSATDYFQFSKQINQHCSAVQRIEIIELLWRLAYADGEIDPQEEYVIRKVAGLLYVTHVDFIAAKIAATK; encoded by the coding sequence ATGTTCAAACAAATAAAACAACTTTTTTCTGTATTCGATGAGCAACAGCCAAGTATGCAAGAGCATGATTTAAAAACAGCGGTTGCTGCATTATTAATTGAGGTAATGCGCGCCGATGCTAAGTTAGATGATGATGAACAACATACTTTAACGACTACCTTAAAACGCTATTTTGCATTAAACGATGCAGACGTAAACGAGCTGCTAAATAATGCAAACAGTAGCGTGGATAGCGCGACAGATTATTTTCAGTTTTCAAAACAAATTAACCAACATTGTAGTGCTGTGCAGCGCATTGAAATAATAGAGTTATTATGGCGCTTAGCCTATGCCGATGGTGAGATTGATCCGCAAGAAGAGTACGTAATACGTAAAGTGGCAGGCTTGTTATATGTAACTCATGTAGATTTTATCGCCGCTAAAATTGCGGCGACAAAATAG